A portion of the Hoylesella buccalis ATCC 35310 genome contains these proteins:
- a CDS encoding SusC/RagA family TonB-linked outer membrane protein: MYFRSNSCHRLLFVSLLVIGTTLSFAQTITKDFKNEPLKKVLKEVERQTNYSIIYKKGEIDENRRITGRFQKSTLEETLNTILGDKIEYKLQNKLIILSPKHKAITKASYNTNRKITGKVVGADNEPIIGATLKIKGKNTGAITNVDGVYVLDAEDNDLITISYIGFESKTLRANQLKNNGTTVLTESSQSLNELVVIGYGSQKKINLTGAVAVVQGKEMAGRPSPRSSQMLQGLVPNMNITFSSGYPGVSPNINIRGVNSISGGSPLILIDGIEGNIDRINPNDIESISVLKDASSAAIYGARASYGVILVTTKNGASEKPTVNYDGRFSWSSQTTSTDYETRGYYSAGINDLFYSNYAGKPYTNYTEDDYKQLWARRNDKTEQPERPWVVTDQRDGKETYIYYANFDWYNHLFRKTRPMWEHNVSINGGNKKTNYYLSANTASQTGIFKQNPDHYLVYNIRGKLGIQLTDKIHLTNNTKYHYDSYSYPGLAGVNNTFNGITNHGLASFVPTNPDGSIVCKTSLNNEIIMDGVGAILEHGKHNNKDRRHEFSNTIELSWNVLKGLNLHTNYSIVQYNYITKNRTVNIPYSHYPGETQTLTTGSMVNKLTENHTNHTYRAFNVYGDYQFDLDGHQFKMMGGYNFESKKLKDTSASRQGLLSDDLDDFNLATGDVMNINGGQNEYAIVGLFYRLNYSFKNGRYLMETSGRYDGTSRFQKGHRFGFFPSASAGWRISEEPFFKHLKKTFSNVKLRVSYGALGNQQVGYYDYIQTINTNRTMSYLFGDQQMGNYASVSDPNSADLTWEKVSTANIGLDLGMLNNKLNLNFDAYIRDTKGMQAAGKKLPAVYGAKSPKQNAANLRTKGWELALTWNDSFQLQGNPFKYNFTVGVADNTSEITKYDNPSRILNDYYEGQKLGDIWGYVVDGYFLTDEEATNYEVDQTAVNSIINSSQVDPGVHAGDLKFVDLDGDKKISIGANTADHPGDRRIIGNALPRYTYSLQTGASWAGFDISVFFQGVGKQNWYPGQNALGFWGPYSRPYASFISSTFLKDVWSPDNPNAYFPRPRGYIALKSNRSLGAVNTKYLQNLAYCRIKNITMGYTLPAQLTNKVGVERIRIYFSGENLFTFTALRSKYIDPEQASAQNSIRSGSSTAKLYPWSKTYSFGLSVTF; encoded by the coding sequence ATGTATTTTCGAAGTAACTCTTGCCACAGACTACTTTTTGTTTCTTTATTGGTAATTGGCACAACGCTATCGTTTGCACAAACAATTACAAAAGATTTCAAGAACGAGCCTTTAAAAAAAGTTCTCAAAGAGGTTGAACGACAAACCAACTATTCCATCATCTATAAAAAAGGAGAAATAGATGAGAATCGTCGTATAACAGGACGCTTTCAGAAAAGCACGCTTGAAGAAACACTGAATACCATTTTAGGAGATAAGATTGAATACAAACTGCAAAACAAATTGATTATTCTTTCTCCTAAACACAAAGCTATCACCAAAGCCTCTTATAACACAAACAGAAAAATAACAGGTAAGGTTGTTGGCGCTGACAACGAACCTATCATTGGAGCAACCCTTAAAATCAAAGGTAAAAATACTGGTGCCATAACCAATGTTGACGGTGTTTATGTGTTGGATGCAGAGGATAACGACTTAATCACCATTTCGTATATCGGTTTTGAAAGTAAGACATTGAGAGCAAACCAGCTAAAGAATAATGGAACAACGGTGCTTACCGAAAGTTCTCAATCACTCAATGAGTTGGTTGTTATAGGTTATGGCAGCCAGAAGAAAATAAATCTTACTGGAGCTGTAGCCGTTGTTCAAGGCAAGGAGATGGCAGGACGCCCTTCACCTCGTTCATCCCAGATGCTGCAAGGTTTGGTCCCCAACATGAATATCACGTTTTCTTCAGGCTACCCCGGAGTTTCACCAAACATCAACATCCGTGGTGTGAATTCCATTAGTGGAGGTTCTCCCTTGATTCTGATTGATGGCATTGAAGGAAACATAGACCGCATCAACCCCAACGACATCGAATCGATTTCGGTACTTAAAGATGCCTCATCGGCAGCCATTTATGGTGCACGCGCCTCGTATGGTGTCATTCTTGTGACTACTAAGAATGGCGCATCCGAAAAACCTACAGTCAACTACGACGGAAGATTCTCATGGAGTTCCCAAACAACCTCTACAGACTATGAAACCCGGGGATATTATTCGGCTGGTATTAACGACTTGTTCTACTCCAATTATGCCGGCAAGCCCTATACCAATTATACGGAAGACGACTATAAACAACTTTGGGCCAGACGTAATGACAAAACAGAGCAACCAGAAAGGCCATGGGTGGTGACTGACCAGCGAGACGGAAAAGAAACATACATTTATTATGCGAATTTTGATTGGTACAATCATCTCTTTCGTAAAACCCGACCAATGTGGGAACACAATGTAAGCATCAATGGCGGAAACAAGAAAACCAACTATTATCTTTCTGCCAACACGGCATCACAAACAGGAATTTTCAAACAAAATCCCGACCATTACCTTGTATATAACATCCGGGGAAAGCTCGGCATTCAGCTTACGGACAAGATTCATCTAACCAACAATACAAAATATCACTATGATAGCTATTCCTATCCTGGATTGGCAGGCGTGAACAATACATTCAACGGAATCACCAACCACGGCCTGGCAAGTTTTGTACCTACCAATCCAGATGGCAGCATTGTATGCAAGACATCGCTGAACAACGAGATCATCATGGATGGTGTCGGTGCCATATTGGAACACGGAAAACACAATAATAAGGACAGAAGACACGAATTCTCCAACACTATAGAGTTATCATGGAATGTACTTAAAGGACTGAATCTGCATACCAACTACAGTATTGTTCAGTATAACTACATCACTAAAAACCGAACGGTCAACATTCCTTATTCTCACTATCCTGGTGAGACACAAACACTCACAACAGGTTCCATGGTGAACAAACTGACAGAAAACCACACAAACCACACCTATCGGGCCTTCAACGTATATGGTGACTACCAGTTTGATTTGGACGGTCACCAATTCAAAATGATGGGTGGCTACAATTTTGAAAGCAAGAAACTAAAGGACACATCTGCTTCCCGACAGGGATTGCTCTCAGACGACCTCGATGATTTCAACCTGGCAACAGGAGATGTCATGAATATCAATGGAGGACAGAACGAATATGCCATTGTTGGACTTTTCTATCGATTGAATTACTCTTTTAAAAACGGGCGCTACCTCATGGAAACTAGTGGAAGATATGACGGAACCTCCCGCTTCCAAAAAGGTCACAGATTTGGCTTCTTCCCTTCAGCTTCTGCTGGATGGCGCATTAGTGAAGAACCGTTTTTCAAACATCTTAAAAAGACATTCAGCAATGTAAAGCTGCGAGTTTCTTATGGTGCGTTAGGCAACCAACAAGTTGGATACTATGATTACATACAAACCATCAATACAAACAGGACGATGTCGTACCTGTTTGGCGATCAACAAATGGGAAACTACGCCAGTGTTTCCGACCCCAACAGTGCAGACTTGACTTGGGAGAAGGTGTCGACAGCCAATATAGGTTTAGATTTGGGAATGCTTAACAATAAACTAAATCTAAACTTTGACGCTTATATCCGTGACACAAAGGGCATGCAGGCCGCCGGCAAGAAACTCCCTGCTGTTTATGGTGCAAAATCTCCGAAGCAAAATGCTGCGAACCTAAGAACAAAGGGATGGGAATTAGCCTTAACATGGAACGACTCTTTCCAACTACAAGGTAATCCATTTAAATACAATTTCACTGTGGGTGTTGCCGACAACACTTCCGAGATTACAAAATATGACAACCCCTCACGTATTCTCAACGATTATTATGAAGGCCAAAAGTTAGGAGATATTTGGGGATATGTAGTTGATGGCTATTTCTTAACTGATGAAGAAGCCACAAATTATGAAGTAGACCAAACAGCTGTCAATTCAATCATCAATTCTTCGCAAGTTGATCCTGGAGTACACGCTGGTGACCTTAAGTTCGTCGATTTGGATGGCGACAAGAAGATTTCTATTGGCGCCAACACAGCTGATCATCCTGGTGACCGCAGAATCATCGGCAATGCGCTGCCTCGTTATACATATAGCTTGCAGACAGGAGCAAGCTGGGCTGGGTTCGATATCTCAGTATTCTTCCAGGGTGTTGGAAAACAAAATTGGTATCCAGGACAAAATGCCCTCGGGTTCTGGGGGCCCTATTCTCGTCCTTACGCATCATTTATTTCATCTACCTTCTTAAAGGACGTATGGAGTCCTGACAATCCCAATGCTTATTTTCCACGTCCACGTGGATATATCGCCCTTAAAAGCAATAGAAGCCTGGGTGCGGTAAACACCAAGTATCTTCAAAACTTGGCTTATTGCCGTATCAAGAATATCACAATGGGCTATACACTCCCCGCGCAACTTACAAACAAGGTTGGAGTAGAACGCATACGTATCTATTTCAGTGGTGAGAACCTGTTTACATTCACTGCTCTCCGTAGTAAATATATTGACCCAGAGCAAGCATCAGCTCAAAACTCTATCCGTTCTGGATCGAGCACGGCAAAATTGTATCCTTGGTCAAAGACATATTCGTTTGGCTTATCTGTAACATTTTAA
- a CDS encoding FecR family protein, which produces MTIEENILKNLAYKYFQGELEAKDEKTLYDFIQTTYGQQRLRQWEEEWISQAEQSDRDEAAWKKLESKMYIKEAISPSILHSRNAMFWLKTAAIVLLILNVTMGLWLVFQKQTPVTYQICEAPYGEKAKLTLPDGTNVMLNSGSKLTYSNQFMASNRIVELSGEGYFEVTKQDGKDFTIKTKECNLVVKGTKFNISAYDDDTEVVTSLFEGKVVLMGDSNSIEMQPGDLVAYKLDTHQFIKQQTKSLQAKAWIDSNIEFDDISLGELCKRLSRQYNVNIQVASKQLEDTHYSLSLRNKESISEILNALKELIPIKVVYQEKKILISSL; this is translated from the coding sequence ATGACAATTGAAGAAAACATATTGAAGAACCTCGCCTATAAATATTTTCAGGGAGAATTAGAAGCCAAGGACGAAAAGACTTTATACGATTTCATCCAAACAACCTATGGGCAGCAACGCCTCAGACAGTGGGAAGAAGAATGGATTAGTCAAGCTGAACAATCTGATCGTGATGAGGCCGCCTGGAAGAAGTTGGAAAGTAAAATGTATATCAAGGAGGCTATTTCTCCATCAATACTACATTCCAGAAATGCGATGTTTTGGTTAAAGACAGCGGCAATTGTACTTCTTATATTGAATGTAACAATGGGACTTTGGTTGGTATTCCAAAAACAAACTCCGGTTACATACCAAATATGTGAGGCTCCATACGGTGAAAAGGCCAAATTAACCCTACCAGACGGAACAAACGTGATGCTCAATTCAGGCTCCAAACTGACGTACTCTAATCAATTCATGGCGTCAAACAGAATTGTAGAGTTAAGCGGCGAGGGTTATTTTGAAGTGACAAAGCAAGATGGCAAGGATTTCACAATCAAAACGAAAGAATGCAATCTTGTTGTGAAAGGTACCAAATTTAACATCTCTGCGTATGATGACGACACAGAAGTGGTTACCTCTCTATTTGAAGGAAAAGTTGTTTTAATGGGCGACTCCAACTCTATAGAAATGCAACCAGGTGATCTTGTGGCTTACAAGCTTGACACCCACCAGTTTATCAAGCAACAGACCAAATCTCTACAAGCAAAGGCCTGGATAGATAGCAATATCGAATTTGACGACATCTCACTTGGCGAGTTATGCAAACGTCTTTCGCGCCAATATAATGTAAACATTCAAGTTGCTTCCAAACAATTAGAAGATACACACTATAGTTTATCATTAAGAAATAAGGAGTCTATTTCAGAAATTTTGAATGCACTGAAAGAACTGATCCCCATCAAGGTTGTATACCAAGAAAAGAAGATACTCATCTCCTCTTTGTAA
- a CDS encoding RNA polymerase sigma-70 factor, protein MDDKFLIKQLKSGDKLVFRQLFKGYYPRLKGYCLRFVFDDELANDIVQECFLKLWEKRKELTGISIRSLLFTMVRNSCLNYLKHKAIEEKYQAAYYDIKQGEERLYSLDFTGSADGLLLYEELQEQINIVLENLPKRSKEIFCMSRLNGLKNKEIAEQLKISSTAVEKHISKALHAFNKYFREAYPFDIHTIILIILALH, encoded by the coding sequence ATGGACGACAAATTTTTAATCAAACAACTCAAAAGTGGCGATAAACTTGTATTCAGGCAGTTGTTTAAAGGATATTACCCGCGCCTAAAAGGATATTGTTTGAGATTCGTTTTCGATGATGAACTTGCTAACGACATTGTCCAAGAATGCTTTCTCAAACTTTGGGAAAAGCGTAAGGAGCTTACAGGCATATCTATTCGGTCACTATTGTTCACCATGGTGAGAAACAGCTGTCTGAATTATCTCAAGCATAAGGCCATTGAAGAAAAATATCAAGCAGCTTACTATGATATCAAGCAAGGTGAAGAACGCCTGTATTCACTTGATTTCACTGGATCAGCAGACGGTCTCTTGCTTTACGAAGAGCTTCAAGAGCAAATAAATATTGTATTGGAAAACCTACCCAAAAGGTCAAAGGAAATATTCTGCATGAGTAGACTGAATGGACTTAAAAATAAAGAAATTGCCGAACAACTGAAAATATCTTCTACTGCTGTCGAAAAACATATTTCAAAAGCTTTACATGCCTTTAATAAATATTTCAGAGAAGCCTATCCGTTTGACATACACACTATAATCCTTATAATCTTAGCATTACATTAA
- a CDS encoding alpha/beta hydrolase yields MNKLISFFLVTFLALNAWAGKIVTDSIHSNVLDSTMTYNVYLPTGYELSSQKYPIVYLLHGLYGTYKDWASKANVKEVADELIESQEAVPMVIIMPNAGNPDVRNQWNGYFNMPGWNYETFFFTELMPAVEKKYRAIGDKAHRAIMGLSMGGGGSTVYCQRHPELFSSCYAMSAWLDNKEPEVAPHGKDKLYYVSKSVRDHSAIDFVANADETTKQQMRSVRWFFDCGDDDYLVELSFKIHQLYAKAGIKSELRIRNGVHNWEYWHSCLRTALPFASIDFRR; encoded by the coding sequence ATGAACAAACTTATTTCATTTTTCCTCGTCACCTTCCTGGCCCTCAACGCATGGGCTGGCAAGATAGTGACCGACAGTATTCACAGCAATGTGCTGGATAGTACGATGACCTACAATGTCTATCTGCCCACAGGATACGAACTGTCATCACAAAAGTACCCCATTGTTTACTTGCTGCATGGGCTGTATGGCACTTATAAAGATTGGGCTTCGAAGGCAAACGTGAAAGAAGTAGCCGACGAATTAATAGAGTCTCAGGAGGCTGTGCCCATGGTGATTATTATGCCCAATGCAGGAAATCCCGATGTAAGGAATCAGTGGAATGGCTATTTCAATATGCCTGGCTGGAACTATGAAACGTTCTTCTTTACCGAACTGATGCCTGCCGTGGAGAAGAAATACCGCGCCATAGGCGATAAAGCCCACCGCGCCATCATGGGACTCTCAATGGGTGGAGGCGGCAGCACGGTGTATTGCCAACGCCATCCCGAGCTTTTCTCGTCATGCTATGCCATGAGTGCTTGGTTAGACAATAAAGAACCAGAGGTTGCCCCACATGGGAAGGACAAATTGTACTATGTTTCTAAATCGGTACGTGACCATTCGGCAATTGATTTCGTTGCGAACGCTGACGAAACAACGAAACAACAGATGCGTTCTGTTCGCTGGTTTTTCGATTGCGGGGATGATGATTATTTGGTAGAATTATCCTTTAAGATTCACCAACTCTATGCCAAAGCGGGCATCAAAAGCGAGTTGCGCATCAGAAACGGCGTACACAACTGGGAATATTGGCACAGCTGTTTGCGCACGGCCTTACCGTTCGCCTCCATCGACTTCCGCAGATAA